A portion of the Rhodopseudomonas sp. BAL398 genome contains these proteins:
- a CDS encoding 3'(2'),5'-bisphosphate nucleotidase CysQ, protein MPDANVVARQQTLNRDAALLADTVREAGALALKMFRTELRTWTKGASSPVSEADIAVNDLIQRRLQGATPEYGWLSEESADDSARLGKSLVWIIDPIDGTRGYLAGREDWCVSAALVADAVPLLAAVFAPATDEFYCAIRGQGAFLNDVAIHATPGIELDFAKVAGPKPLLERLMPPEAALHPRIGSLALRLCRVADRRLDAAFAGGQSRDWDLAGADLIVHEANGRMTTLAGDAIVYNRPDVAHGVLVAAGRDRHASIVELFRNRPTG, encoded by the coding sequence TTGCCGGACGCTAATGTCGTCGCACGACAGCAGACACTGAATCGCGACGCCGCGCTGCTGGCAGATACCGTCCGGGAAGCCGGCGCGCTGGCGCTGAAGATGTTTCGCACCGAATTGCGGACCTGGACCAAGGGCGCCTCGTCCCCGGTGTCGGAGGCCGACATCGCGGTCAACGATCTGATCCAGCGCCGGCTGCAGGGCGCGACACCGGAATATGGCTGGCTGTCGGAGGAAAGCGCCGACGATTCCGCGCGGCTTGGCAAATCGCTGGTCTGGATCATCGATCCGATCGACGGCACCCGCGGCTATCTGGCCGGCCGCGAGGATTGGTGCGTCTCGGCGGCATTGGTGGCGGATGCCGTGCCGCTGCTGGCCGCGGTGTTCGCGCCGGCGACCGATGAATTCTATTGCGCGATCCGCGGTCAGGGGGCCTTTCTCAATGATGTGGCGATCCACGCCACGCCGGGCATCGAGCTGGATTTCGCCAAGGTCGCCGGGCCCAAGCCGCTGCTCGAGCGGCTGATGCCGCCCGAGGCGGCGCTGCATCCGAGGATCGGGTCGCTGGCGCTGCGGTTGTGTCGGGTGGCGGATCGCAGGCTCGATGCCGCCTTCGCCGGAGGCCAAAGTCGCGACTGGGACCTTGCCGGGGCGGATTTGATCGTGCACGAAGCGAATGGTAGAATGACGACGCTTGCGGGCGACGCGATCGTCTATAACCGTCCCGACGTCGCGCATGGTGTGCTGGTGGCGGCGGGACGCGATCGCCATGCTTCTATCGTCGAGCTCTTTCGCAATCGCCCCACAGGCTAA